A region of uncultured Desulfobacter sp. DNA encodes the following proteins:
- a CDS encoding ABC transporter permease subunit, with the protein MFKNVRLVSRIICKEGLRDRALHGILFIALLSCILYMTVVPMFAFETGKVMIDIGFASLTLAGLAIVLFLGISLLTADIHKRTVCMILSRPISRTEYIVGKFMGLSVIILIALFIVSGLGIFSGWMGTRFISAIELPRNFSWGTMFTAIFFNYLSLLIILAVSFFFTVVTTNAYLSMLFTFCVYLIGSSLETIVKILSIGDFVKVSDLYLGILKVFSWIFPNMKALNLKSALAYGLPLSNTYIFWAVTYGVFYVMILLSITILIFNNQEIK; encoded by the coding sequence GTGTTTAAAAACGTCCGATTGGTTTCCCGGATCATCTGCAAAGAAGGCCTCAGAGACAGGGCCTTGCATGGCATATTGTTCATTGCCTTGTTATCCTGCATTTTGTATATGACCGTGGTTCCCATGTTCGCATTTGAAACAGGAAAGGTCATGATTGACATAGGGTTTGCATCGCTCACCCTGGCCGGCCTTGCCATTGTTCTCTTCCTTGGCATCAGCCTTCTTACGGCTGATATTCATAAACGAACGGTGTGCATGATTTTGAGCCGGCCCATATCCAGGACAGAGTATATTGTCGGTAAATTCATGGGCCTGTCTGTCATTATCCTCATTGCCCTATTTATTGTTTCAGGGCTGGGCATTTTTTCAGGCTGGATGGGGACAAGGTTCATCTCCGCGATAGAACTGCCCAGGAATTTTTCCTGGGGCACCATGTTTACGGCTATATTTTTTAACTATTTGTCCCTGCTGATAATCCTGGCCGTATCTTTCTTTTTTACGGTTGTAACAACCAATGCCTATCTCTCCATGCTTTTTACATTCTGTGTGTATCTGATCGGCAGCAGCCTTGAAACGATTGTTAAAATACTTTCAATCGGTGATTTTGTTAAGGTTTCAGATCTATATCTTGGGATTCTCAAGGTCTTTTCGTGGATATTTCCAAACATGAAAGCGCTTAATTTAAAATCGGCCCTTGCCTACGGGTTGCCATTATCAAATACCTATATCTTCTGGGCGGTTACATACGGCGTATTTTATGTAATGATTTTATTGTCCATCACAATATTGATATTTAATAATCAGGAAATCAAATGA